DNA from Poecilia reticulata strain Guanapo linkage group LG20, Guppy_female_1.0+MT, whole genome shotgun sequence:
TATGTTAGTTTTTGATTTATACATATGCAAAGGAAAATAGAAACCAAAGTTTTTGTTCACGTTTTAATAAAAGTTCAAGCTTTATACAATTGCAACATAATTTTACTCAGATTGATTTGTACCCTGGTAATTATAAGCTTTAAGTAATCtcttaaattattcaaaatgtatctGTTTTAGCTCCATATTACGTTATGATTTAGAGATAGAGGGCCAATTCCAAGTCGTCAAATTGTGAAGAtagttttaaattatctttttaatcAATACAGAATTTTTATAGCATTTGAAAGTAACATATTAACATGAAATGAcactatgtgtctggaaaatactttttactgtGCCAACCCTTTAATGTACTATAAATATTATTAGTACTTTAGAGCAGCTCTGAAAGGGTCTTGACTTGAATCTGAGAAAATCTGTTGAGGGAGCAGCAGGGTGCAGACTTCAACACTCGGAGTTCTCAAACGAAGAAATTTTGTTGAAATACAATTGGAAACATGAAAACGAATATCAGTAATCATAATAAAGGTTTCTAATACAgaatatgtaattttaaataattataattaattcTTCATAAATAGCTATTggatcatttttaaacagaatgtaaagtaaaataatttattatttttgcaaaattgatAGTCCTTTCAAAAGAgtcctttatgttttttttaaaaatcttttgagagatgtcattttctttcccattggaaacaaacttcttggttaAAGAAAAGTAATCTCAATCAGTGAATGAATAATTCTGAATAACGAATAACATTGTACATCAGTatcaaaatacatcaaaaaatCTTTCTTACCTTTTACTGTTATATGAAGAGTTTCACAAACAGCGTTTGCTTTGAATTTCCCGTTTTCAATGCGGAGGAAGTATGTGTCAGTATAACTGGTGTTTAAAGCAGGAAacacagtggtgcagttttCCTCAGTCATGTTTCCAATCATGTTCAGTGAATACTTATTAACTGATCCATCGCTTTTGAAAATAAGAGGGTCTGGTTTGGAGGTGATAACTGTggtatttttaaaccaaattccAAGGATCGCTTTAGTGGCGTCATAGTCGCCATGCGTTACTTTGAAGCTACATGGGATTTGCAGACAAGACCCACTCAGTGC
Protein-coding regions in this window:
- the LOC108165683 gene encoding myeloid cell surface antigen CD33-like, producing MAALSENLLTVNMLLSVFFLPGDLAACPNPFLFVNVPRQTEALSGSCLQIPCSFKVTHGDYDATKAILGIWFKNTTVITSKPDPLIFKSDGSVNKYSLNMIGNMTEENCTTVFPALNTSYTDTYFLRIENGKFKANAVCETLHITVKDSPQSPSINVPSDLKEHQSVTVTCSVFTPCPNSPPELT